The following coding sequences are from one Carassius auratus strain Wakin unplaced genomic scaffold, ASM336829v1 scaf_tig00011739, whole genome shotgun sequence window:
- the LOC113073279 gene encoding uncharacterized protein LOC113073279, whose amino-acid sequence MEEELQELREVVAQLRAENERLRQDHFLALPGPSDAPSIVPGPSVAAPPQLSSAQAVLPERFVLVPRDRKCQKFNGRVGLSIDEWVEEAKACMQARHLSVSDQAFFLFDHLEGEAREEIRYRSEIERNDPDKVILVLRELYGCSQSYVSLQEAFFSRKQQEGESLLEFSLALMGLLERVTQRSPYVMPNSQILLRDQFIEHVCDVALRRELKQLIRRQPMLTLLEVRSEALRWEREGMLGSTRGRSNSVPSAYGIQYGVQGESRVGRFPQSRSQPPHRGPIICRRCQRLGHFAGECDGERVPPRPQPPLPTASSSEGIQPGPSALSGN is encoded by the coding sequence ATGGAAGAAGAGTTACAGGAATTGAGGGAAGTAGTAGCTCAGTTGCGGGCAGAAAATGAGAGGTTGCGTCAAGACCACTTTCTTGCGCTTCCTGGCCCTAGTGATGCCCCTTCTATTGTTCCTGGTCCTTCTGTTGCTGCCCCCCCTCAGCTAAGTAGTGCACAGGCAGTCCTGCCAGAACGATTCGTTCTTGTACCTCGAGACAGGAAATGTCAAAAATTCAATGGCAGGGTTGGTCTGAGCATTGATGAGTGGGTTGAAGAGGCCAAAGCTTGTATGCAGGCTCGTCACCTGTCTGTTTCTGATCAAGCTTTCTTCTTGTTTGACCACTTGGAGGGGGAGGCAAGGGAAGAGATTAGGTACCGTTCGGAGATTGAGCGAAATGATCCAGATAAAGTTATTTTGGTGTTACGGGAATTATATGGTTGCTCACAGTCATATGTCTCATTACAGGAGGCATTTTTTTCTAGAAAGCAGCAGGAGGGTGAATCATTGTTGGAGTTTTCCCTAGCTTTGATGGGTCTCCTAGAACGTGTGACGCAGCGATCGCCGTATGTTATGCCAAATTCACAAATTTTGCTACGCGATCAGTTCATTGAACATGTTTGTGACGTGGCTCTTCGCCGAGAATTAAAACAGTTAATACGTCGTCAGCCAATGTTAACATTGTTGGAAGTTCGAAGCGAAGCTCTTAGATGGGAAAGGGAGGGGATGTTGGGGAGTACGAGAGGACGAAGCAATTCCGTTCCATCCGCCTATGGGATCCAGTATGGTGTACAAGGTGAGTCACGGGTGGGTAGATTTCCTCAGTCACGTAGTCAGCCTCCTCACCGCGGCCCCATTATATGTAGGAGGTGCCAACGACTTGGCCACTTTGCTGGAGAGTGCGATGGGGAGCGTGTTCCCCCTCGTCCGCAACCCCCTTTGCCCACTGCGTCGTCATCTGAGGGTATACAGCCTGGTCCATCTGCGTTGTCGGGAAACTAG